AGCCATGTCCAGGGGCAGGGTGAGAGGAGGAACAAGTGGAAGCAATGCAACAAGAGGAGGAAGAAGTGCAAGAAATGCAACAAGGGGTGGTAGAAGTGGTACCAATGCAAGAAGGGGAGGAAGAAGTGCAAGCAATGCAACAAGGGGAGGCAGaatagtaagcaatgcaacaagGGGAGGAACTGCTCCAAGTGCAACTAGAGGTGGCAATTACCCAAGTGGAAGTAATCCTCCCAGAGGAGCAAGGGCTGCTGCTCCAGGATTCTACAACTTGCTTTTTGGAAATGATGGACAAAGCAGCCAGCAACCACCACTTTTTATGCAGGGAGAAGAAGAGGTACTTGTGAGCCAAAATGCACCCCAAGATGGCCTGTTTGGAGATGGCTGGCCTCAGGACATGCATGATTTCCTATCTCTGTAGTTGGATGACCAAGTGATGAAGTTCATGAATGAACTTTTGTGTAGAATAGTTCATGAATGAACTGCTCCTTTTGTTGGGGTAAATCAGGAAAAAAGACCTTGTTCTGCTTAGGTTTACATGACAAATGAACCATGCTTTTGTCAGTACTAATTTCCCTGTTTAGTATGGATTTTGTTCGCTACTTCTCCCAGTTTGGAGCTATGACATATGTTTACTGTCATATGCCCAAAATCAGTCTGCACATATGTTTTCTGTCATATGCCCAAAAAGAGTGGCCTGCTTTTTGAATTGTTTTACCGAGATTTTTATGCTCAAATACATTCTGCAGATATGTTCACAGCCATAAGCTAAATTGAGTCTGCACATATGTTTTCTGTTATATGCCCAAAAAGAGTGGCCTGCTTTTTGAATTGTTTTACTGAGATTTTTATGCTCAAATACATTCTGCAGATATGTTCATAGTCATAAGCTATACTGAGTCTGCACATATGCTTACTGTCATATGCCCAAAAAAGTGGCATGTGGTCTGCTTTTTGAATTGTTTTACTGAGATTTTTATGCTCAAATACATTCTGCAGATATATTCATAGCCATAAGCTAAACTGAGTCTGCACATATGCTTACTGTCATATGCCCAAAAAAGTGGCCTGCTTTTTTCATTGTTTTACTGACATTTTTATGCTCAAATACATTCTTCAGATATGTTCAGTCATAAACCAAAAAAATGAGTGGCCTGGGATTCGAACCCAGACCGTGCTAGCAACAACCCACACCATCTAGCCACTCGGGCAGTGAGACTAATTTGTTCAGTTACGTGTACTCAAGTCTTTTGTACCAACTATTTGTACCATCTCTTTCCTTTGCTCCGCCGCCCGTACGTCTGACAGATGTAAGAGATACGCGCCGGCGACACCCGTGACTACTCCCACTTTCGCAAGCTCATTCCCGCCATCCAGTACTTCTTCCAAAGCCATTTCCCGCCATTAGCCCGCTCGCCACAGTGTTATTTCCCGCCCTCGACGCACGCTATATAAACACGCTGGTGACCGGGTTTTGGTGGGGCCACTGTCAGCAAGGACATTTTTGTGCAAAAGAAAATGAGTGCAGGGAGGTCTGTGCAAAAACACCATGCATGCGACTCCTTGAAATGGCATgtgtcactgacagtgggccTCTGCTTGTGTGGCATGCCATGTCATCGGTAAATACGCGGGCAGTCAACGAGAGTGACCGTATATGAACCTAGACGCAAGTTAACTGATCGGAAATCCGTATTTTTAAAGTTGTAGCACTAAACTGCACATCCAACGCAAGTTTAGTGACTACCAGTGATATTACCTCTTTTCTTTTTGCCTGAAGATTTGGATCCAACCCCTGTTCCTATCGCCTGTTTCTTGCGATGCGTTAACCTTTTCAAGTTTGTGGACGGGGAGGCTAAACAGCACCGAAACTCCGTGGTGATTTCATTCTCTTCCATTCTATTTAGTTCCTttttgctgctgctgctgcttttcATCTTGCATTCGGTGGCGAGTTCCCGGGAGAAGAGGAGGCTACAGAGCGGCCGGAATCCACCGTCGATCCCCGTTTCGCTCTCTTCCGCATCTTTTTTTTCTGGTGGGTTCTAATCTTCTATTAGTTCCTGGGGCGGCGGCTCATTGTGGGTTCGTTGTTGGAGTGTCACGAGCACAACGGGGATCTCTGTTCCTACGCGCTTCTCCATTGGAACTGGATCCCCTTATCGCTCCTGTTGCCGTTGTTCGTGGCAAGGGCAACTAGACTATTATGGTGTCCAAAAATCACGGTTTTCCCCCTTTGCAGCATGTGGATTCGCACTCTCCTTTGTTCCCAATCTGCCCGCTCCGTTCGTCCTTCCGCTCTCATACTGCTAATTGAAGTCCTCAATCCATCCCCCTGTTTTTTCTTCCTTGATCTTCAATATGCCTGATCCTTCTCATCCAAAAGAGGGTTCCTTTGTTCTATATTGGTTTCTTCTTCCAAACTCTGGGCTTAGTTCTACTCTCACTTCGAGTGTGCCGGCCTGAGTTATTTGGCGATGTTGACTGTAAATCATGTATTAGTTTGATTCAGCTGGATTATATTCGGTGAAAGCCCTGAATTGTGTACTGTTTATGCATTTTTTTCTGATTATATCCACCCAGGGGCTCTTAAATCCAAGTTGTGTTAGTACATTTAGTTTACAAGTAATTAGTTTTCGCTGATAAGGATTTCCATGTTATATTTTGTACTGAATCTTTCAGCAGTGTGACCCGGCAATGGGGAAGGCAATAACATATAAGCGTACTCGAAGAGCAGAGAATGACGTAACCAGGTATGGGGCATCATCTATGCAAGGGTGCCGTGATGAAATGGAAGCTACTGTAAGTTCTAATTCAGTACTTTAGAGAATCATTGAGATGATAGGTCTATGTATTATCGATTTTGTTTGCCATTACAGTATTGAATTTGATTCTTACCTGTCTTGTTTGCAGTGGGCATCTCACGTACATCTACTTGATTATGCGCCCACATTATTCTTTGGTGTTTATGATGGCCATGGAGGTTTGATATCTATTCTGATACTCTTAGAACATAATAAAAGAAGTTATTATAGTAATCTAATAGAATTAATAGTTATCCAAAGATACGTTTCATGTGCATCTGTGTATTACACTATTCATGCATATGCTTTGAATGTGCATTATTTATTATAATTATGAGCTGTCAATTAAATATAAATTGTGAGGGGCCAAACATTTATTTGATCTGTTTTTGGGAAAGGAGTTGGAGGGTGGTATGTTAGCACTACTATGCTCAGAACTTCAGTGAGTTTTCTGTACAGCGATACACACATTTTCTATTACTGTATCACACATGAGCTTGTGATGATTTTTACACTGTTTTGCATGAGTTTGTACATGAGTGTGTTTGATTCAACCCTTGTTTTCTGTTATGTATGTTTGTTGAGTTGAATCTTTTTTCTCTTAGGAGCGGAAGTAGCATCTTATTGTTCGAGGAAGTTTCATGAAGAGCTTAAAAAGGATCCAAGCTATGTCCTCAATCTGCCTGGCGCATTGAAGAATGTGTATTCCAGGTTATTTAGATGATTAAATCATGTACTCTACATTTTAGGCAAGTATGGAGAGCCATATATGGAACATGTGTTGGGGCGTTTACGATATCGGCAGAGGCATGACATTTAAACAATTATAGATTTTAACTATAAAATGGAAATATTTGAAATTTCATTACACAATATGATCAAATATGGCCTACACAAGAGACATCGTTAAGTGTCTCTACATATATGTTCACATAATTGGCACCCATATATATGCACTTCCTTTACAATATTGAAAGGTGGACGGGACAATGCTATGTTGGTGTTTGAGAAAGTACCAATGTTGTACCCATTCTCTACATAGATGCAATTGCTAAATAAGTTACTTCTCGTTGGATGTGTTGATGTTGAAAATGCAATTATTGTATGCTTGTTACAGCATTGATGAGAAGTTGCAAGAATCAGATGAATGGAGGAGGGACTTGGCTTATTCTCCTGACATCAGAAATTTGATAAGGTGGCTATGGACTGATGTTTGTGGTGCTAACTGGCTCCCCAAGGTGATACTGGATGTTTTTAAAACGGAGATACCGCATGACAAATAACCCTTTTCCTGTGTTTGATTTTGACGTTACATTGTTTGCTTCTTTTATCGAAGGGCACATCGACCAATTCCCTCCCTGATGGCGGCACTCGCTGCTTCTTTCTTTATAGCCTAATTTTCCATTCGGTTTTGACTCTTTTGCGTAGTGTATCTCAGTTTGGAATTTGTTCTTCAGGCACCTTATCTGCCCCCTCTACATGAAGGAAGCACAGCATGCGTGGCTGTCATCAGGGGCAACCGTATCTATGTTGCAAATGTGGGCGATTCCCGTTGTGTGATCTCAAGGAATGGTCAGGTATAGTGAACGGTCATGTGGGGCAATACTATTATGTCATAATCAAGGCATTCAAGTGGTGCTTGACAGTTTTCCTACATCAAATTTTTATGGCAAGGCAATTGATCTCTCGATGGATCACAAACCAAACTACCGACATGAAAGGAAGAGAATTGAAAAGGCAGGAGGACAAGTGCGCATGGATGATATCCCAAAGAAAGTTATGGCTGACATGAAGTTGGGCATCCATCGCATTGAGGGAATATTACACATATCCAGATCGATTGGTATATTCTTTATTTTATTTCGCTGACATTTGTGTGTACAATCTATTCATTGCTGATGGGCATTTTGACTTCATACATCTCAGGTGATTTTCAGTTCAAGCAGGACCTGACTTTGTCGCGTCAAGATCAAATGGTGACATGTTGTCCAGACATATGTGATGTACGTTTGCAACTCTATTGGTTAAGCTCTGTGTACATTTGTTTCTGATAGGTGTGGTCTTATGGAAATGATCTTTTGTTTTTCTAGGTGCCGATAACAAATGATACTCAATTTTTTGTTATAGCAAGTGCAGGTATCTGGTAAGTCTGAGCTAAAAATAACATAAGAGGCTGTTTCATTATGACTTAATTCTAAGTACAATACTTGATCTATAGTGAACTTACTCCCAATTACTATTTTTTCGTGCTTGTTTCATGGTAGGCTTCATTAGTATTTATCACCAGATGTTTATAACATTTTGGTTTAGTTAAGTTTGATCTGCCTGGTACTTACTACAATGGTCTGAGTTTCTTCATCGTGATGTGGAATTCAGTTTTCCATTTCTCGAACTGTAGGATATTAAATTGTTTCCCGAGTTCAAGTTAGTGAAAGAAGCAACATTTGCCAATTCCTAGGTTAACTAGTTCTCTGTAGTGTGTACAGAATTAATTAAATTTGATGGTTCCGTACAATGTTGATTTTCTATTTGGAGATGACAGATTGGTATGTTTGCTTCCTCTTCTTAACCAACTTAGTGCTTAATGAAAGATTTATTCCAATAGGAGTTGTGCCAAGTTTTCTTTTCATTCAGAAGAATGCTAAAACTAATAAGTGAGCAAGGCCACCTTACCAGTCACCACGATCTGATATGCAGCCACTATTTCAAAGGGACATAATTTTGTTCCCTTGTTTCGTACTAATATAATTTCGTTTGTACTATATATTACCATAACAAAGTTACACACttcttgtttttttttctgcAGGGATGTCATGACAAGTCGGCAGGTGGTTAATTTTGTACACCAATGCTTGCAATCGGTGAGTCTTCTTTCTTCTTAAAAAAAATCTGCTTGTAACTAGGAGTGATACTGTATTTAAAATAAACATCCTACTGGATGAAGAAAAATTTATTGGGTAGCATAATGTTGTTCAAGGAATGACTCCACGCATGCTAATACTTGGTACCTATTATATATTCTATGCCTGGGTTGATTTTCATTTTCTCATGGAATTGTCGTTCCTATTGCTTCTGACATATTGCGTGATCAACGCAGGAGGAGAAAGATCCGGGAACCATCTATGAAAAACTTCTTGATTCATGCCTGCGCGAGGGCTCAAAGGAGAATTTGACCATTATACTGGTTCAATTCAAGGCCACCGCCCATGGTGGAGCTGAAGCCAATGTTGCTCATGGTGGAGCTGAAGCCAATGGTGCCCATGGTGGAGCTGAAGCCAACGTCGCCCATGGTGGAGCCGATCGCGACACGGGAACTGATGATATCGAGAGCAAAGGGTCAGGTAGCCGCAGCCCTAAGCCCTTAGAGATCGAGGCCCAGGAATCTGGCTCCAAAAAAGAAAGTGCGCCGAGGATGCTTCAGCTGGGGTTGGCTAAAGCACGAGGAATGCTAGGTGTGCCCACAGTTTGATCAAGAAGAGAGGTGATCCTGAGCTGAGAAGGATTTACAATGTTGTTTTTGCTCTTTGTCGGAGATAGAATTATGTGTTAGACTCACTCAATAGGGTGTGAGCAGTTGCTTCGTTGTGTTGTTGGTTTTGCTTGAGCGCCACTTGGATTCACTCTCTTGTTCTGATTTTGGATATTGAAGATGCTTAATGGGGTATGCAGGCTTCCTGCCTTCATGATAATTCTTTTATGCTATGCAATGCAGTAGCATTATGCTCTAGTTTTTTTCGGTGTGCATTTTGGATGAAGATATTAGACAGTAATCGGCAGTATATAACGACTGTTATTAATCGGCCTTGACTTACGTATCAGTTAGCTTTGAATGCCAAGAGCGGCAGCAGCAATGCATCGCAAGTCCATGGAGGAAATTCAACGACGACCTCGCGATGGCAAACGTTTCAGTTTCAGTACCATTCTCTTACGAACCCGAACACTAAAATTGAACGGGAAAAGGTTATAATCAACCGATTGATTTCTTGCGTGGCATCAGCCGCCCACTCCACCGTTCGATTCCACTCGCGTGTGTACCGTGATGAGAGCGCCGCATGCAGGCTTCTGTGCATGATGCGGGTCCCCACTACTACGACGCCTATACTAGTACATTTCATTTTTAAATTCAACGCCTGGTACTTTTTGCTACTACGTATGACGTGGTGATGTTTGCATCAACATGTACCAGTTGCTTTGCTAATAGTCCCTTGATGGGGTATTACTTGAGAAGTAATTATTGCGTCCATTCTTCTAAAGACAGAGTAGGCGTGTCCTCTACTAGCAAAAATAATTATTGCGGGCATCTGTGATGGCCACGCTTCGCTGCTGTGAGTAGGTAGCGCAATGCTGCCGTCCTTGTCGTGATCGGGATGTGCCATGCTGCAATAGTCAGTCGTAGTTGTTGCGTATGAACACGTGGCACTGCAATGGTGAGTCGTCATTGTTGTGATCAATGCGCGCGATGCTGCAATGGTTGGTCGTAGTTGCTGAGAGTGGGACACGCGACGCTGCAAGGACCGGTCATCATTGTTGCGGTCGAAACGCAAGATGCTGCAAGGACCGGTCATCGTTGTTGCGGTCGGAACGCAGGATGCTGCAATGACCGGTCATCGTTGTTGCGGTCGGAACGCAGGATGCTGCAAGGACCGGTCGTTGTCGCTACTATGGGATGCACGATGCTGCAACGGTCGGTTGTCATTGCTGCGGGCGCGCGGTGCTCAAAGGACCGGTCGTCGTTGATGTGATCGAAACACACAACGCTGCAACGACCGGCCATTGTCATTGCGATCGGGTGCACGATGCTGCAATGGCTGGGTGTCACTGGTGCAGACGCGCGACGCTCCAATGATCGGGCGTTGTTGTTGCGATCGTAACGCATGACGCTGCAAGGACCGGATATGCATGACGCCGCAATGGCCGGTTGTCATTGCTGAGGACGCATGACGTTGCAATGGCCGGTAGTCCTTGTTGCAGACGCACAACGCTGCAATGGTCGATCGTCGTTGTTGTGGTCGAGACATTGTCATTGCGATCGGGTGCACGATGCTGCAATGGCTGGTTGTCACTGCTGCAGACGCGCGACGCTCCAATGATCGGGCGTTGTTGTTGCGATCGTAACGCATGACGCTGCAAGGACCGGATATGCATGACGCCGCAATGGCCGGTTGTCATTGCTGAGGACGCATGACGTTGCAATGGCCGGTAGTCCTTGTTGCAGACGCACAACGCTGCAATGGTCGATCGTCGTTGTTGTGGTCGAGACATGTGACACTGCAATGGTTGATTGATGTTGCTGCGAGCAAGGTGCAAAACGCTGCAAGAGAGGACCTCCACTGCCGCAAGGAACAGTTAATATTGTTGCAAGAGGGGCGTGACATGCTACCGGGGTCGGCAGCCAAAACTGAAAAGCCCCTCCACCGAAGCTCCACGCCGGTCGACGTTAGCTTTATAGCAGTGCAACTAAGCCGGACGGCCCAACTGTAACAAACTTCTTCCTGCGTGTGAGTCACTACTCGTTTATCACGACCTTTGTAAATACTTGCTAGATCCATTGCAATTTTTTTATGCTTTTTCCTTTATTTCTACGGTGTATACCTCATTGCAATCTTGTAAAGAAATTGCGTTGCATAAGATTGTTTATTTTAACACTTTGTTGGGGAGTTGTTTTATGCGATGGGGCCCAGCCACCTGACCATCGCATGTTGCTTTGCGAATCACAAGCAAGGTTCGTACCGTGTGTATGTGTGAGCAGCTATTTGAGTGGTCCCAAACGCCCCAAGGCCGTGAAAACATGCCAATCATCGCATCCGACTTTTCCGCGCTCTGCCCACCGAAACTGCTAGGAGACGTCAGATTTGGGCAGATCAAACGGTGGTCGAGGCGGCTTAATTTTGGCTGTTATCAGCCGATTGATCGGTAGCAGCCGCCAAATTGAACTCCCAAAAATCTGCTTCTATAAAACCCAGTGTATTACGACTTGGGAGCCTCGTTTGTAAACAATCCTCAAAATCTGACCCCCTAAAAATCACAATTTCAAACTCGATCTTTCCCGTATTTTTCATCATATGCCATATGATTATGCACTTCATA
This sequence is a window from Triticum urartu cultivar G1812 unplaced genomic scaffold, Tu2.1 TuUngrouped_contig_6738, whole genome shotgun sequence. Protein-coding genes within it:
- the LOC125531031 gene encoding probable protein phosphatase 2C 21; translated protein: MGKAITYKRTRRAENDVTRYGASSMQGCRDEMEATWASHVHLLDYAPTLFFGVYDGHGGAEVASYCSRKFHEELKKDPSYVLNLPGALKNVYSSIDEKLQESDEWRRDLAYSPDIRNLIRWLWTDVCGANWLPKAPYLPPLHEGSTACVAVIRGNRIYVANVGDSRCVISRNGQAIDLSMDHKPNYRHERKRIEKAGGQVRMDDIPKKVMADMKLGIHRIEGILHISRSIGDFQFKQDLTLSRQDQMVTCCPDICDVPITNDTQFFVIASAGIWDVMTSRQVVNFVHQCLQSEEKDPGTIYEKLLDSCLREGSKENLTIILVQFKATAHGGAEANVAHGGAEANGAHGGAEANVAHGGADRDTGTDDIESKGSGSRSPKPLEIEAQESGSKKESAPRMLQLGLAKARGMLGVPTV